In Luteibacter mycovicinus, a genomic segment contains:
- the hemE gene encoding uroporphyrinogen decarboxylase: MAADVLRNDRFLRALRREPVDTTPIWVMRQAGRYLPEYRATRARAGSFMGLATNPEFACEVTLQPLERFELDAAILFSDILTIPDAMGLGLSFEAGEGPRFARPVRDAAAIDKLVVPDMDGELRYVMDAVRLIRKELDGRVPLIGFSGSPWTLACYMVEGQGSKDFAQVKALAWNDPALAHRLLDTIARSVAAYLVAQAHAGAQALMIFDTWGGLLGPAPFREFSLRYMARVVDALKADPVSRDLPVILFSKGAHGQLEALADTGCDGLGVDWTIDIGEARRRVGDRVALQGNLDPAVLRASPEIVAREARAVLDSFGNHPGHVFNLGHGITPEVNPENVKVLVDTVHAHGRAIRGP; encoded by the coding sequence ATGGCCGCTGACGTCCTGCGTAACGACCGTTTTCTCCGCGCGCTTCGTCGCGAACCCGTCGACACCACCCCCATCTGGGTCATGCGCCAGGCCGGCCGTTACCTGCCGGAATACCGCGCCACCCGCGCGCGGGCTGGCAGCTTCATGGGCCTGGCGACGAATCCTGAATTCGCCTGCGAAGTCACGTTGCAGCCGCTCGAGCGTTTCGAGCTGGATGCCGCGATCCTGTTTTCGGACATCCTGACCATTCCCGATGCGATGGGCCTCGGCCTGTCCTTCGAAGCGGGCGAGGGCCCGCGCTTCGCGCGCCCCGTCCGCGACGCCGCCGCGATCGACAAGCTGGTCGTGCCCGATATGGATGGCGAGCTGCGCTACGTCATGGACGCGGTGCGCCTCATCCGCAAGGAGCTCGACGGACGGGTGCCGCTGATCGGCTTCTCCGGCAGTCCGTGGACGCTCGCCTGCTACATGGTCGAGGGTCAGGGCTCGAAGGACTTCGCGCAGGTCAAGGCGCTGGCCTGGAACGATCCCGCGCTGGCCCACCGCTTGCTCGACACTATCGCGCGTTCGGTCGCGGCCTACCTGGTCGCTCAGGCCCACGCCGGGGCGCAAGCCCTCATGATTTTCGATACCTGGGGCGGGCTGCTCGGTCCCGCGCCGTTCCGCGAGTTCTCGCTGCGCTACATGGCCCGGGTCGTGGACGCGCTCAAGGCCGACCCGGTCAGCCGCGACCTGCCGGTCATCCTGTTTTCGAAAGGTGCGCACGGTCAGCTCGAAGCGCTGGCCGACACCGGCTGCGACGGCCTGGGTGTGGACTGGACCATCGACATCGGCGAGGCGCGCCGTCGTGTGGGCGACCGGGTCGCCCTGCAGGGCAATCTCGACCCCGCCGTCCTGCGCGCGTCACCCGAGATCGTGGCGCGTGAGGCCCGCGCGGTGCTGGATTCGTTCGGCAACCATCCAGGCCACGTGTTCAACCTCGGCCACGGCATCACCCCGGAAGTGAATCCGGAGAACGTAAAGGTTCTCGTCGATACCGTGCACGCCCACGGCCGGGCGATCCGGGGGCCCTGA
- a CDS encoding WGR domain-containing protein: MRIYMQTMPEAGTEAPRYVQITLEQDLFGGWTLYRESGVQGGKASLKREVHIERDSALAAFEKARDAQLKKGFKVMFSQGQESAHGR, translated from the coding sequence ATGCGGATCTACATGCAAACCATGCCCGAAGCGGGGACCGAAGCACCCCGCTACGTTCAGATCACGCTCGAACAGGACCTGTTCGGCGGCTGGACCCTGTACCGCGAAAGCGGCGTGCAAGGCGGCAAGGCCTCGCTCAAGCGCGAGGTACACATCGAACGCGACAGCGCGCTGGCGGCATTCGAAAAAGCGCGAGACGCGCAACTGAAGAAAGGCTTCAAAGTGATGTTCAGCCAAGGTCAGGAGTCGGCGCATGGCCGCTGA
- the aroB gene encoding 3-dehydroquinate synthase, producing the protein MDIATVDVDLAGRSYPVWIGPGLLADNARWRTAIRGRHVLVVSNTTVAPLYLDALAQGLDGLRWSSYLLEDGETHKTFANVGKVLEALGELGATRDACVIALGGGVVGDLAGFAAACWMRGIDFVQIPTTLLAMVDSSVGGKTGVNLPAGKNLAGAFHQPRAVVADTYVLDTLPQREFRAGLAEIVKGAAIGDPDFFAWLEDHADALSGRETGPLIEAIARKCRYKAGVVARDETEQGERALLNLGHTFGHALETAGNYSEILHGEGVAIGMVLAAKLSERLGMAPATDTQRLVSLLRRLDLPTEPSGKHAASRLLELMRLDKKNTAGTLRLILWRGIGRAEIVAGVAEDDVLGVLI; encoded by the coding sequence ATGGACATCGCAACCGTCGACGTCGACCTTGCCGGTCGCAGCTACCCCGTCTGGATCGGTCCCGGCCTGCTGGCCGACAACGCACGCTGGCGCACGGCGATCCGCGGCCGCCACGTGCTGGTGGTCAGCAATACGACCGTCGCGCCGCTCTATCTCGACGCGCTGGCCCAGGGGCTGGATGGTCTGCGCTGGTCGTCGTACCTGCTCGAGGACGGCGAGACGCACAAGACCTTCGCCAACGTCGGCAAGGTGCTCGAAGCGCTCGGTGAACTCGGCGCCACACGCGACGCCTGCGTGATCGCGCTGGGTGGCGGCGTCGTCGGCGATCTTGCCGGTTTCGCCGCCGCCTGCTGGATGCGCGGCATCGACTTCGTGCAGATCCCGACCACCCTGCTGGCGATGGTCGACTCGTCGGTCGGTGGCAAGACGGGCGTGAACCTGCCCGCGGGCAAGAACCTGGCCGGGGCCTTCCACCAGCCGCGGGCCGTGGTGGCCGATACCTATGTGCTCGATACGTTACCGCAGCGCGAGTTTCGCGCGGGGCTGGCCGAGATCGTCAAAGGCGCGGCCATCGGCGATCCGGACTTCTTTGCCTGGCTGGAAGATCACGCCGATGCGCTGAGCGGACGCGAAACCGGCCCCCTTATCGAGGCGATCGCCCGCAAGTGCCGCTACAAGGCGGGCGTGGTGGCGCGGGACGAAACCGAGCAAGGCGAGCGCGCGTTGCTCAATCTCGGCCACACCTTCGGGCACGCGCTGGAAACCGCGGGCAATTACAGCGAGATCCTGCACGGCGAAGGCGTCGCCATCGGCATGGTGCTGGCGGCGAAACTCTCCGAACGGCTGGGCATGGCCCCGGCGACGGATACGCAGCGTCTGGTCTCCCTGCTGCGGCGACTGGACCTGCCCACGGAACCCTCGGGCAAGCATGCCGCCAGCCGGCTTCTGGAACTGATGCGGCTGGACAAGAAGAACACGGCCGGAACGCTGCGACTGATCCTGTGGCGAGGTATCGGCCGGGCGGAGATCGTCGCCGGCGTGGCCGAGGACGACGTCCTCGGCGTGCTCATTTGA
- a CDS encoding shikimate kinase, whose amino-acid sequence MNPSPNLFLVGPTGAGKTTIGQRLAAHYGLPFVDLDVEIEARLGVTIASLFESEGEAAFRALESAHLDEFSRADGIVLATGAGAVLDEGNRAALAERGTVLLLSVDVDEQFDRLRHDRARPMIAGIDRRGKLEALAGHRNHLYEEIADLIFHGRHEHVDAAVPRAVALLDRHWKRP is encoded by the coding sequence ATGAATCCCTCGCCCAACCTGTTTCTGGTCGGCCCCACGGGCGCCGGCAAGACCACGATCGGACAACGCCTCGCGGCGCACTATGGCCTGCCGTTCGTCGATCTCGACGTGGAGATCGAGGCCCGCCTCGGCGTGACGATTGCCAGCCTCTTCGAGAGCGAAGGTGAGGCGGCGTTTCGCGCGCTTGAATCCGCGCATCTGGACGAGTTTAGTCGCGCCGACGGCATCGTGCTCGCGACGGGCGCGGGCGCCGTGCTCGACGAGGGCAATCGCGCGGCGCTGGCGGAGCGCGGCACCGTGCTGCTGTTGTCAGTCGACGTCGACGAACAGTTCGACCGTCTGCGGCACGACCGGGCACGGCCGATGATCGCGGGCATCGACCGGCGCGGCAAACTCGAAGCGCTGGCCGGACATCGCAACCACCTCTACGAAGAGATCGCCGACCTGATCTTCCACGGTCGCCACGAACACGTGGACGCCGCGGTGCCCCGCGCCGTCGCCCTCCTCGACCGTCACTGGAAACGCCCCTGA
- a CDS encoding NAD-dependent epimerase/dehydratase family protein, whose protein sequence is MLATSHPQRYETVLVAGAGDVGTRLARRLVEAGHRVFALRRSEQPDSDGIRWLRGDLTRPDTLKALPHADAVVYAPTPGARDEEAYRAIFPDGLRHLVDALPAPPRRTVFVSSTAVYGEHGGDWVDETTVPAPMGFNGRVLLEAERWLASRDIGGVSVRLAGLYGPGRTQLLDRLREGKVVVPRGRGIYANRIHVDDAAAALALVLSLEQPAPVYVGVDDTPLPIDVLYDHLAGLLGVALPGEGPGPAGVGNKRLSNALLRDAGFRCRWRDARDGYAALI, encoded by the coding sequence ATGCTAGCAACAAGCCATCCCCAGAGGTATGAAACCGTGCTGGTCGCGGGCGCGGGTGACGTCGGCACGCGTCTTGCCCGGCGTCTCGTCGAGGCGGGGCATCGCGTCTTCGCCCTGCGCCGGAGCGAACAGCCGGACAGCGACGGCATCCGCTGGCTGCGTGGCGATCTCACGCGCCCCGACACCCTGAAGGCCCTTCCTCACGCTGATGCCGTGGTCTACGCGCCCACGCCCGGCGCGCGGGACGAAGAGGCTTACCGCGCCATCTTCCCCGACGGTCTGCGTCATCTGGTCGATGCGTTGCCTGCGCCGCCGCGTCGAACCGTATTCGTCTCGTCGACGGCTGTTTACGGTGAGCATGGCGGCGACTGGGTCGATGAAACGACCGTGCCCGCGCCGATGGGATTCAACGGGCGCGTGTTGCTCGAAGCGGAGCGGTGGCTCGCGTCGCGCGATATCGGTGGTGTCAGCGTGCGTCTGGCGGGCTTATACGGACCGGGGAGGACGCAGTTGCTCGACCGGCTACGTGAGGGGAAGGTCGTGGTGCCGAGAGGGCGCGGGATCTACGCCAACCGGATTCATGTCGACGATGCCGCGGCCGCGCTGGCGCTGGTGCTTTCGCTGGAGCAGCCCGCGCCGGTGTACGTGGGGGTGGACGACACACCCCTGCCGATCGACGTGTTGTATGACCATCTGGCGGGATTGCTCGGCGTGGCGTTGCCGGGCGAGGGGCCGGGGCCGGCGGGCGTGGGGAACAAGCGCTTGTCGAATGCGTTGTTGCGGGATGCGGGGTTCCGGTGTCGCTGGAGGGATGCGCGGGATGGATATGCGGCGTTGATCTGA
- the pdxH gene encoding pyridoxamine 5'-phosphate oxidase, whose translation MLTSDILDTFRGLLDEAKASGDREPTAMNLATSDASGRVHSRIVLLKGIDEHGLRFHTNRESAKGREIAEHPQVALCFHWKQIREGVQVRFEGRVQRLDDAESDAYFASRPRGSQIGAWASKQSQTLPDRQTFEERVAHFEQEFAGRDVPRPPHWGGYLMKPDRVEFWYGATFRLHERIVHDQDDSRWSTRMLYP comes from the coding sequence ATGCTGACTTCCGACATTCTCGATACTTTCCGCGGCCTGCTCGACGAGGCGAAAGCCAGCGGCGACCGCGAGCCGACGGCGATGAATCTCGCCACGTCCGACGCCAGTGGCCGGGTGCACTCGCGCATCGTGCTGCTCAAGGGCATCGATGAGCACGGCCTGCGTTTTCACACCAACCGCGAAAGCGCGAAGGGCCGGGAGATCGCCGAGCATCCGCAGGTCGCGCTGTGCTTTCACTGGAAACAGATCCGCGAGGGTGTGCAGGTGCGTTTCGAAGGCCGCGTGCAACGGCTCGACGACGCGGAATCGGATGCTTATTTTGCCAGCCGTCCGCGTGGCAGCCAGATCGGTGCATGGGCGTCGAAGCAGAGCCAGACGCTTCCGGACCGCCAGACCTTCGAGGAGCGCGTCGCGCATTTCGAGCAGGAGTTTGCCGGGCGTGACGTTCCGCGCCCGCCGCACTGGGGTGGCTACCTGATGAAGCCCGACCGCGTGGAATTCTGGTACGGCGCCACCTTCCGTCTACACGAGCGCATCGTGCACGACCAAGACGATTCGCGGTGGTCCACGCGCATGTTGTACCCCTGA
- a CDS encoding response regulator, whose product MHTHTVASPLNHDGPPRIVFADDHRMVAQGIERLLEDTYDLVALVEDGGTLMEAIAREAPDLVLSDVNMPRGNGLEVLKALRARGDNTPFVFLTMHAEPALAAMAMKAGANGYVLKMAAGEELLLALREVLAGSTYVTPSLGVHSTSRPPNELRELTPKQREVLRLVGTGLRSRQIAEQLGLSARTVEAHKYMIMQILGVHSTVELVRRAEDLGLLL is encoded by the coding sequence ATGCATACGCATACCGTTGCATCACCCTTGAATCACGATGGACCACCGCGCATCGTCTTCGCGGACGACCATCGCATGGTCGCCCAAGGTATCGAGCGCCTGCTGGAGGACACCTACGACCTGGTCGCCCTGGTCGAGGACGGTGGCACGCTGATGGAAGCGATCGCCCGCGAGGCGCCCGACCTCGTGCTGTCCGACGTGAACATGCCACGCGGCAACGGGCTTGAAGTGCTCAAGGCGCTGCGCGCACGCGGCGACAATACGCCGTTCGTCTTCCTCACCATGCATGCCGAACCGGCGCTCGCCGCGATGGCGATGAAGGCTGGCGCCAACGGCTATGTGCTGAAGATGGCCGCGGGCGAAGAACTGCTGCTGGCACTGCGCGAAGTGCTCGCGGGAAGCACGTATGTCACGCCGTCGCTCGGCGTCCATTCCACCAGCCGGCCACCGAACGAGTTGCGCGAGCTCACGCCCAAACAGCGCGAGGTGCTGCGTCTGGTCGGAACCGGCCTGCGCTCGCGGCAGATAGCCGAACAGCTGGGCTTGTCGGCACGAACGGTCGAGGCGCACAAATACATGATCATGCAGATCCTCGGCGTACACAGCACGGTGGAACTCGTGCGTCGCGCCGAAGACCTGGGTTTGCTGCTGTAA
- a CDS encoding sensor histidine kinase, which yields MKRATGSTAQWCSGVLVGTAAAQLLSAALWSQQGGTHIVWFPGAVLLGALLASPPCRWPWLTASALAGLIGACVGLFRLPVLDTCMVLVAAMALVPPAAWLLLQVRGDAPLLQDFGKLTAFGAIAIVALPAGSATLIGLVAPYTVFPGVILSDWLNVALAHSLGYVLYVPAWISVRSSDAAVRHSGPLSVVFLLGMAASIALLGAVWYAFGDRPGLLPLLCLAPAPILTAACLRAQMAGSAAAMFVIVVMAAHLSVDRHGPFVSDSLQSTTLGVQLWTLGATFCALVVSAIVEQRHASQRALDLARIDMRELAGHLIATQEQERARLARDIHDDINQRLAATSIGLSALRRRLPPPASTDVDTLQNQVIELSEDLRLMSHQLHPGWLSHAGLREALQALCASPRHASEPDVNLSVPPEVAALPGEVALCFYRVAQEALRNALRHAEASRVDIAVAVSDRQAVLRIADDGQGFDPDELRFHRSGIGLISMSERAKLLGGSFDLRSAPGKGVELCIRIPLHHP from the coding sequence ATGAAACGCGCGACGGGCAGCACCGCCCAGTGGTGCAGCGGCGTCCTCGTCGGCACGGCGGCCGCGCAGCTGCTGTCGGCCGCGCTGTGGAGTCAGCAGGGCGGCACGCACATCGTCTGGTTCCCGGGCGCCGTGCTGCTCGGCGCCCTGCTCGCCTCGCCGCCGTGTCGCTGGCCGTGGCTGACGGCATCCGCGCTGGCCGGTCTGATCGGCGCCTGCGTCGGCCTGTTCCGCCTGCCCGTGCTCGATACCTGCATGGTCCTGGTCGCGGCCATGGCCCTCGTCCCTCCCGCGGCGTGGCTGCTGCTGCAGGTGCGGGGCGACGCGCCGCTGCTGCAGGACTTCGGCAAGCTGACGGCCTTCGGCGCGATCGCCATCGTCGCCCTGCCGGCCGGGTCGGCGACGCTGATCGGACTGGTCGCCCCGTACACCGTCTTCCCCGGCGTCATCCTCAGCGACTGGCTCAACGTCGCGCTGGCCCATTCGCTGGGCTACGTGTTGTACGTGCCGGCCTGGATCAGCGTGCGCAGTTCCGACGCCGCCGTCCGTCACTCGGGCCCGCTGTCAGTGGTCTTTCTGCTGGGAATGGCCGCGTCCATCGCCCTGCTTGGCGCGGTCTGGTACGCGTTCGGCGACCGGCCCGGCCTGCTGCCGCTCTTGTGCCTTGCCCCGGCACCGATCCTCACGGCCGCCTGCCTGCGTGCCCAGATGGCCGGCAGCGCGGCGGCGATGTTCGTCATCGTGGTGATGGCCGCCCATCTGAGCGTCGACCGGCACGGCCCCTTCGTCTCGGACAGCCTGCAGAGCACGACCCTCGGCGTGCAGCTGTGGACGCTCGGCGCCACGTTCTGCGCCCTGGTCGTCAGCGCCATCGTGGAACAACGCCACGCCAGCCAGCGTGCCCTGGACCTCGCGCGGATCGACATGCGCGAGCTGGCCGGCCACCTGATCGCCACCCAGGAGCAGGAGCGCGCGCGTCTGGCGCGCGACATTCATGACGATATCAATCAACGACTTGCTGCAACATCCATCGGCCTGAGTGCCTTGCGGCGCCGCCTTCCGCCACCCGCCTCGACCGACGTGGACACCCTGCAGAACCAGGTCATCGAGCTGTCGGAGGACCTCCGGCTGATGTCGCACCAGCTTCATCCGGGCTGGCTGAGCCATGCCGGACTGCGCGAAGCGCTGCAGGCGTTGTGCGCCTCGCCGCGGCACGCCAGCGAACCCGATGTAAACTTGTCGGTACCGCCTGAGGTTGCCGCGTTACCCGGCGAGGTCGCTCTGTGTTTCTATCGGGTCGCCCAGGAAGCCTTACGAAATGCCCTGCGTCATGCCGAGGCCTCCCGTGTCGACATCGCGGTGGCGGTTTCGGACAGGCAGGCGGTATTGAGGATCGCGGACGACGGCCAGGGATTCGACCCGGACGAACTTCGGTTTCACCGCTCCGGCATCGGTCTCATCAGCATGAGTGAAAGGGCGAAGCTGCTGGGTGGCAGCTTCGACCTCCGCAGTGCACCAGGTAAAGGAGTCGAACTATGCATACGCATACCGTTGCATCACCCTTGA
- a CDS encoding ABC transporter substrate-binding protein, with protein MGPRRIVCLTEEPTETLYRLGEQDRIVGISGFTVRPPEARRDKPKVSAFTSAKVDRILALKPDLAIGFSDIQADIAQALIKAGVEVWISNHRSVEGILDYIRRLGALVGAATRANALADELERGLDATREASARLARRPRVYFEEWDEPYISGIRWVSELVTLAGGDDVLPHRAAQPLAKDRIIGDAQEIVSTAPEIIIGSWCGKRFRPEHVAARAGWEGVPAIRDGELHEVKSPLILQPGPAALTDGLAELRRIIHGWSARHV; from the coding sequence ATGGGCCCGCGCCGCATCGTCTGCCTCACCGAGGAACCCACCGAAACGCTTTACCGTCTCGGTGAGCAGGACCGTATCGTCGGGATCAGCGGTTTTACCGTGCGCCCGCCGGAAGCGCGCCGCGACAAACCGAAGGTCAGCGCCTTCACCAGCGCGAAGGTCGACCGGATCCTGGCGCTGAAACCCGACCTCGCCATCGGCTTTTCCGATATTCAGGCGGACATCGCCCAGGCGCTAATCAAGGCCGGCGTCGAGGTCTGGATTTCCAACCACCGCAGCGTGGAAGGCATCCTCGATTACATCCGCCGCCTCGGCGCGCTCGTCGGTGCGGCCACCCGCGCGAACGCGCTCGCCGATGAGCTCGAGCGCGGCCTCGACGCCACGCGGGAAGCCTCCGCGCGTCTGGCGCGACGGCCACGGGTGTATTTCGAGGAGTGGGACGAGCCTTACATTTCGGGCATTCGCTGGGTCTCCGAACTGGTGACGCTGGCCGGTGGGGACGACGTGCTTCCGCATCGCGCGGCCCAGCCGCTGGCGAAGGACCGGATCATCGGCGACGCGCAGGAGATCGTCTCGACGGCGCCCGAGATCATCATCGGCTCGTGGTGCGGCAAGCGCTTCCGCCCCGAGCACGTCGCCGCACGCGCGGGGTGGGAGGGCGTCCCGGCAATCCGCGACGGCGAACTCCACGAGGTGAAATCGCCGCTGATCCTGCAGCCGGGTCCGGCGGCACTGACCGACGGCCTGGCCGAGCTGCGCCGGATCATTCACGGCTGGAGCGCCCGGCATGTCTGA
- a CDS encoding 3',5'-cyclic-nucleotide phosphodiesterase yields the protein MTSLPLIRAAWFALAFALADAATASPPSPTDVAPSFELVALGVEGGIRTDNLSAYLLKATGDDRYLGLDAGTLVSGIQVALAHGALPEAHGSDLAAAGSVLRNGIAGYFISHAHLDHIAGLVIASPDDRGSKPLYGLASTTERLSADYFNWDAWPNLANTGKAPALGRYTLTAEPPGRWFEVAGTSMQAAIYPLWHDSAVSSMILLRHGDAYYAYFGDTGPDALSKGQHRLADIWQVLAPLVRAHRLKGLQIEVSSPGDVPDAQLFGHMTPAWLHRELAALATQAGDPLALHGLPVIVDHIKPSLEPGRDPRALIARELSEGDTTGVRYVVIGQGDRVKL from the coding sequence ATGACATCCCTGCCCCTGATCCGCGCGGCGTGGTTCGCCCTCGCCTTCGCCTTAGCCGACGCAGCCACGGCATCGCCTCCTTCTCCCACCGACGTCGCGCCCTCGTTCGAGCTGGTCGCGCTCGGCGTCGAAGGCGGCATCCGCACCGACAACCTCTCGGCGTACCTGCTCAAGGCCACCGGTGACGACAGGTACCTCGGTCTCGACGCCGGAACGCTGGTCTCGGGTATCCAGGTCGCCCTGGCGCACGGCGCGCTGCCGGAGGCCCATGGCAGCGATCTCGCGGCGGCCGGCAGCGTGTTGCGCAACGGCATCGCGGGCTATTTCATCAGCCACGCGCATCTGGACCATATCGCCGGCCTCGTCATCGCATCGCCCGACGATCGCGGCAGCAAGCCGCTGTACGGGCTCGCCTCGACCACCGAACGCCTCAGCGCCGATTACTTCAACTGGGACGCCTGGCCCAACCTGGCCAACACCGGCAAGGCACCCGCCCTCGGCCGGTATACGCTCACCGCCGAACCGCCCGGTCGCTGGTTCGAGGTCGCCGGTACCTCGATGCAGGCGGCCATCTATCCGCTGTGGCACGACAGCGCCGTGTCGTCGATGATCCTGCTGCGCCACGGGGACGCGTATTACGCGTATTTCGGCGATACCGGCCCGGACGCGCTTTCGAAAGGGCAGCATCGGCTTGCCGACATCTGGCAGGTGCTGGCGCCACTGGTGCGCGCCCATCGGCTGAAGGGCCTGCAGATCGAGGTATCGTCGCCCGGCGATGTACCCGACGCACAGCTGTTCGGACACATGACGCCCGCATGGCTTCACCGTGAGCTGGCGGCCCTGGCCACGCAGGCGGGTGACCCCCTTGCCCTGCACGGGCTTCCCGTCATCGTCGACCACATCAAGCCCAGCCTGGAACCGGGGCGCGACCCGCGCGCCCTGATCGCCCGCGAGCTGTCCGAAGGCGACACCACCGGTGTCCGTTATGTCGTTATCGGCCAGGGCGACCGGGTAAAGCTTTGA
- a CDS encoding arginyltransferase yields the protein MTDRVRLFQTLPHSCGYFAERTAQNLVVDPGAPHLDKLYGPALAKGFRRAGGHLYLPQCAACQACVPCRIDADRFTPDRTQRRCASRNADISVTETLPGFTSERHELYERYLRARHPGGGMDTADAEDFQRFLAAPWSPTVFLEMRQGERLLGVAVTDIALAGVSAVYTFFDPDESARSLGTFGILQQVALAKRRGIPYVYLGFWIAGHPKMDYKRRFHPLEIRKHGRWIETP from the coding sequence ATGACCGATCGAGTCCGCCTGTTTCAGACATTGCCGCATTCCTGCGGTTATTTCGCCGAGCGGACGGCACAGAACCTGGTGGTCGATCCCGGCGCGCCGCATCTGGACAAGCTTTACGGGCCCGCGCTGGCCAAGGGCTTTCGCCGCGCCGGCGGGCACCTTTACCTGCCGCAGTGCGCCGCCTGCCAGGCCTGCGTGCCCTGCCGCATCGACGCCGATCGGTTCACGCCGGACCGCACCCAGCGCCGTTGCGCCTCGCGTAACGCCGATATCAGCGTGACCGAGACGCTGCCGGGCTTCACCAGCGAACGCCACGAACTCTACGAGCGCTATCTTCGCGCGCGACACCCTGGCGGCGGCATGGACACGGCGGATGCGGAGGATTTCCAGCGCTTTCTCGCCGCGCCCTGGAGCCCGACCGTGTTTCTGGAAATGCGCCAGGGCGAACGTCTGCTCGGCGTCGCGGTGACCGACATCGCGCTGGCCGGTGTCTCGGCCGTCTATACGTTTTTCGATCCGGATGAATCGGCGCGAAGCCTGGGCACCTTCGGCATCCTGCAGCAGGTCGCGCTCGCAAAGCGCCGCGGCATTCCGTACGTGTACCTCGGGTTCTGGATCGCCGGGCATCCCAAGATGGATTACAAGCGGCGCTTCCATCCGCTGGAAATCCGCAAGCATGGGCGCTGGATCGAGACGCCCTGA